In bacterium, a single genomic region encodes these proteins:
- a CDS encoding HEPN domain-containing protein has translation MVIKKSKEDIKKIVKYWRKTSEHDFETMNALFGIKRYPESLFFGHIVLEKILKGLVVEKTGEEAPYIHNLTKLSEYAKYDLLKDELDLLDDVNKFNIRARYPEYKMQFYKQCNREYAKNYIDKITKLYQKLCQKQR, from the coding sequence ATGGTTATAAAAAAGAGTAAAGAAGACATCAAAAAAATCGTAAAATATTGGAGAAAAACATCCGAACACGATTTTGAAACAATGAATGCTTTATTCGGGATCAAGAGATACCCCGAGTCTTTGTTTTTTGGACATATTGTTTTGGAAAAAATTCTAAAAGGTTTGGTGGTAGAAAAAACAGGAGAGGAAGCTCCTTATATTCATAATTTGACAAAATTATCAGAATATGCAAAATATGATTTACTTAAAGACGAGTTGGATTTATTAGACGATGTAAACAAATTTAATATTCGCGCTCGTTATCCGGAATATAAGATGCAATTTTACAAGCAGTGCAACAGAGAATATGCTAAAAATTACATTGATAAAATTACCAAATTATATCAAAAATTATGTCAAAAGCAGCGGTAA